One Mercurialis annua linkage group LG3, ddMerAnnu1.2, whole genome shotgun sequence DNA window includes the following coding sequences:
- the LOC126673845 gene encoding remorin-like, producing MAEEAPKLESSEPAPAPVPAEPPVEAPKDVAEEKSVIPAVPPPEEKPSDDSKAIVAVEKATEPDEQKTTEGSVNRDAVLARVETQKRMSLIKAWEESEKSKAENKAHKKLSAIVSWENSKKATIEAELKSIEEQLEKKKAGYVEKMKNKIAITHKAAEEKRAMIEAQRGEDLLKAEETAAKYRATGTAPKKLLGCF from the exons ATGGCTGAGGAAGCGCctaagcttgaatcctctgagcCAGCTCCGGCTCCGGTACCGGCTGAACCACCCGTCGAAGCGCCTAAAGATGTAGCTGAGGAGAAATCTGTAATTCCTGCTGTTCCTCCTCCTGAAGAAAAGCCCTCCGATGACTCTAAAGCTATCGTTGCTGTTGAAA AGGCTACAGAACCTGATGAACAGAAAACTACTGAGGGTTCTGTGAATCGAG ATGCTGTGCTGGCAAGAGTTGAAACGCAGAAAAGAATGTCACTTATCAAAGCATGGGAAGAGAGTGAAAAGAGCAAAGCAGAGAACAA AGCCCATAAAAAATTATCAGCAATTGTTTCATGGGAGAACAGCAAGAAAGCAACCATTGAGGCTGAGCTTAAGAGTATTGAG GAGCAACTAGAGAAGAAAAAGGCCGGGTATGtggagaaaatgaaaaataaaatagcaaTCACTCATAAGGCGGCAGAGGAAAAAAGAGCGATGATTGAAGCTCAACGCGGGGAAGATCTTCTAAAAGCGGAAGAGACCGCAGCCAAGTACCGTGCTACTGGAACTGCTCCAAAGAAGCTTCTTGGATGTTTTTAA
- the LOC126673843 gene encoding transcription factor MYB17-like translates to MVRAPCCDKDGVKKGAWSPEEDKMLIQYIQTHGHGNWRSLPKNAGLLRCGKSCRLRWTNYLRPDIKRGPFSPEEEATIIRLHAMLGNKWAAIASSIPGRTDNEIKNFWNTHLKKRLTLQTQQSCDTINIKCESPTTRHMVQWETARVEAETRLSMESLFANPSSTVKIENDYFLQLWKSEVGKSFRNFKENDGEGSQSPITTKLMSDSCDNEKVMPMHSIKRSSSSYDTIQEQEEDCKPIIAKMTCSDSINSNEFSDYSDTALKLLLDVPGGNDMEFLEGETDNFSSFLDLK, encoded by the exons atggtaagAGCTCCTTGTTGTGATAAAGATGGTGTAAAGAAAGGAGCTTGGAGCCCTGAAGAAGATAAAATGTTGATTCAGTATATTCAAACTCATGGTCATGGTAACTGGCGTTCTCTCCCCAAGAATGCAg GCCTTCTTCGATGTGGAAAGAGCTGCAGACTTCGATGGACAAACTATCTTCGACCCGATATAAAACGAGGTCCCTTTTCCCCTGAAGAGGAAGCTACCATTATTCGACTTCACGCCATGCTCGGTAACAA GTGGGCTGCCATAGCATCCAGCATACCAGGAAGAACAGATAATGAGATAAAGAACTTCTGGAACACGCATCTGAAGAAGCGTCTCACTTTGCAAACTCAACAATCTTGCGACACCATCAATATAAAATGCGAGTCTCCAACAACCAGGCACATGGTACAATGGGAAACTGCCAGAGTCGAGGCAGAGACCCGTCTGTCTATGGAATCACTGTTTGCTAACCCATCATCAACAGTTAAGATTGAAAATGACTATTTTCTCCAGTTATGGAAATCTGAAGTTGGAAAATCATTTCGCAACTTCAAGGAGAACGATGGAGAAGGATCCCAAAGTCCTATTACAACAAAATTAATGTCTGATTCATGTGACAACGAGAAAGTGATGCCTATGCATTCCATCAAAAGAAGTAGCTCATCATATGATACCATACAGGAACAAGAAGAAGACTGCAAACCAATTATTGCCAAAATGACATGCTCAGATTCTATCAACTCTAATGAATTCTCTGATTATTCTGATACAGCATTGAAGTTGTTGTTGGATGTTCCCGGTGGCAATGATATGGAATTCTTAGAAGGGGAGACTGATAATTTTTCCAGCTTCCTCGATCTTAAATGA
- the LOC126671439 gene encoding transcription factor LAF1-like: protein MGCKSSDKPKHTKGLWSPEEDRKLKAYVLKYGHSCWTSVPINAGLHRNGKSCRLRWINYLRPGLKRGMFSLQEEQKILNLHGLLGNKWSQIAQHLAGRTDNEIKNYWHSYLKKKKATSDNTNTNNIDSSASPSPTIQTPSFDSFLNVQKSPTRSDQSSDSPNNRPTSFPKIMFAEWLSLGSFSNSKACSIDYDPCRFQESLMQSYTSNDQSFYNNSRRDGSESIATDDHMFNSQFKFEFQTSGNELVDFSCGDDIIYI from the exons ATGGGTTGCAAATCTTCCGATAAGCCAAAGCATACGAAGGGCTTGTGGTCACCGGAAGAAGATCGAAAGCTCAAAGCCTATGTCCTCAAATATGGTCATAGCTGTTGGACCTCCGTCCCCATTAACGCCG GGTTGCATAGAAACGGGAAGAGTTGCAGATTAAGGTGGATAAATTACTTAAGACCAGGTTTAAAACGAGGAATGTTTTCCCTTCAGGAAGAACAAAAAATCCTCAACCTCCATGGCTTGTTAGGCAACAA ATGGTCTCAAATAGCACAGCATTTGGCTGGGAGAACAGACAATGAGATAAAGAACTACTGGCATTCATATCtgaagaaaaagaaagcaaCTTCAGACAATACAAACACTAATAATATTGACTCCTCAGCTTCTCCTTCACCAACAATCCAAACTCCAAGTTTTGATTCATTTCTCAACGTCCAAAAATCGCCAACTCGTTCGGATCAATCCTCTGACTCTCCTAATAATAGACCAACCTCATTTCCTAAGATTATGTTTGCAGAATGGCTTTCGCTCGGTAGCTTTTCGAATTCGAAAGCTTGCAGCATTGATTATGATCCCTGTCGCTTCCAGGAAAGTTTGATGCAAAGCTATACATCGAATGATCAATCGTTTTATAATAATTCGCGGAGGGATGGGTCAGAATCAATCGCTACTGATGATCATATGTTCAATTCGCAGTTCAAATTCGAATTTCAGACTTCAGGAAATGAATTGGTTGACTTCAGCTGTGGAgatgatataatatatatatag